The stretch of DNA ATTGTTAACAGCACGGGTGAAACACGGATAAAAAGTGACGATAAGGCCTTCCTGATTGGTCACTCGGGGCGGTCCGGAGAATTCCATGACACCACACTCCGAGTCGCAAACGCTGAGATCTCGTCTGCCTGCGGCAGTCTCGGGGGCGATGCGTGAATTTGGGCGGTGCGCTGTGGATTTTCTTTATCCTTGCCACTGTGCCGTTTGCCAGACAGCCCTTCCGGAATCGTTGACGTGTCGTGCGGAGATTTGTGAGGGTTGCCGGCGCGAATTGTTGAGCACTGCGGGGGTAGCTTGTGATCGTTGCGGGGCGCCGATTGGACCGTATGTGGATCCATCGGGTGGCTGCAATTTTTGTGTTCGCCAAAAGTTTGCCTTTGAACGGGTGATTCGGCTGGGGATTTATGAGGACCAATTGCGGCAAGCGTGTCTGGGGGCCAAAGGGGGGCGGCAGCAGGCATTGGCGGCGGCGTTGGCGGAATTGCAATGGGAGCGCCGCGTCGAGGCGTTTCGAGATACGCCGATTGACGTCGTCGTCCCGGTGCCGCACTTCTGGTTGCAACGCTTGTCCCGTCTGCACAATCCAGCGGAAACGCTCGCTGGTGTCTGGGCACACAACTTGAGGGTCCGTAAGAGTGACCATATACTTGTGAAGGCCAAATGGACCAAGCCGCAACGATCGTTACCGGCCGACCGGCGTCGCGAAAACGTGCGAAAGGCCTTCAAAGTCGGCCGCCGAGAAGAAATTCAAGGGGCGACGGTGCTGTTGGTCGATGATATTATGACAACCGGCGCTACGGCGCACGAAGCGGCGCGGGTTCTCAAACAAGCGGGGGCCGGGCGCGTGATTACAGCGGTCGTTGCCCGCGCCATGCGGAATTGATCGGCAGCCGCGTGGCGCTTTGGAACAGTGAAAAATCAATCAGTGAGGCGGTTGCGCATGACCGAAGATGGAGCACGGATTAAAAAGAAATTGCCCAAAGGGGCCGCGACGCGCGTCTTCTTGCGCGGGCTGTCGATCAGTCTGCCGCCGATTTTGACGTTGGTGATCTTGTTATGGGTCGGCCAGGGACTCAATAGTTACATCATCCAGCCGATTGGCGATGGGGTGCGGTGGACCATTGCCAGCACGGTCAACGAGATACGCCAAGAGCGGGAGTTGCTCCCCAGCGAAGAATTGCCGCCGCTGCCGAATATCGGCAACCGCTACCGCATTACACCCGGCTTGCAAAAGCGGATTCCCGAAATCGACAAACTGATTGCAGAGAAACGCGCTGCTTCTCCGTCAGGCAAGCGGGTGGATCAGCGGCATCTTTGGGAAACCATCATCCGCGAAGATACCGCTCAAAAGGACTTCGCCTACAACAGCGATGCACTCTCCAAGAATATCTACATCCCCATGGGGGGCGGGTACATTCCGCTGCATGTCTATGCGACCGTCGAGCGACAGGTCGGTCCGCTCGCCATGCCGCCGACGGCGATCGGGGCGTATATGGATTACGTCACGACGCAATACTTCTACAGCTTTTGGCACCTGAGCGCGCTGGCGATTTTGCTCACTGTGGTGGGTGTCTATTTCGTCGGCCGGTTGATGACTGCCCAATTGGGGTCCTGGGTCGTACACAAGATTGAAACGAAAATCCTGGCCCGGCTACCGTTGATCCGCAACGTCTATTCGTCGGTGAAGCAGGTCACCGATTTTCTGCTGACCGAAACCGAAGTCGAATATAGCCGGGTGGTGGCCATCGAATATCCCCGCCGGGGAATTTGGTCGCTAGGTCTGGTAACGGGCGAAAGCATGCTGGATATTGCCACAGCTGCGGGGGAACCGATGATCAGTGTGCTCATCCCCAGTTCGCCGATGCCGGTGACGGGCTATACGATGAACGTGCCCCGCAGTGAAGTGATCGACCTGGACATCTCCGTCGACGAGGCCTTCCAGTTCTGCATTTCGTGCGGCGTACTGGTTCCCGGACGTCAACAAGTCACCCCCGAGGTGCTCAAAAAAGCGTTCGGCAAACAACTCCCCTCGGCGCTGCCGGCGATCAGCGACAGCGGTACGATTTTGACCGGTCCGCCCAAAACCGAGTAACGCGAATCTGTTTGTCGTGAATCGCTGACGCGGTCGGTTGCTCCACAGCGCAGCATCGACGACACTGTCGGGAAACTGTCAGTGTTTATATTGCATAGCCCCGCTTCATTTTTGCGAAGCCCGTTTTCTTTTTTGCAGAGCCCGTCTTCGTATTATTGCGAAGCCCGTTTTCGTTTTATTGCGAAGCAATGTAGATCGAGACCCGACCTCGTGAGTGAGACACCGCCTATTCGGATTGCCACACGTTCCAGTCGTTTGGCGTTGTGGCAAGCCCATCATGTGCAGCAACTGCTCAGTGCTGCTGCGCCCAGTACGACCATCGAAATTGTGCACGTGTCGACCATTGGCGACCGCGACAAATCGGAGCCGCTCTCCAGCCTGGGCGAATTCGGGGTCTTTACGCGTGAAGTGCAAAAAGTGGTTCTGGAGGGCGATGCGGATATCGCCGTGCATAGCCTCAAGGACCTGCCGACTGAAACGGTCGCCGGGCTGACATTGGGGGCGATTCCCCCGCGCGGAGCGGTGCATGACGCGTTGCTGCTCCCCGCATCGCGCCGTGGTGGCGGTCTAGATGATCTGCCCGATGGTGCTGTCGTGGGAACCGGCAGTATGCGACGCCGCGCGCAATTGTTGCACCAGCGTCCCGATTTAAAATTTGCCGAAGCACGGGGCAACGTCGAAACCCGTTTGCGGAAACTGGATGAAGGCGAATTCGACGCCTTGATTCTGGCAGCGGCCGGTTTGATGCGGCTGGAACTGGCCGAGCGGATCGATTGTGAGCTGCAGCCACCGGTGATGTTACCGGCCATCGGCCAAGGGGCGTTGGGTATTGAATGCCGCAGCGACGACGTCGTTGCGCAGGAATTGCTGGCAAAGATCAACGACTCGGCTACCCAGATGGCAGCGACAGCGGAGCGGTCTCTGTTACACGAATTACGCGGGGGCTGCCATGCCCCGATTGCCGCTGCAACGAGTCTGCAAAATGATCAGCTGGAATTAACAGCCGTGGTGCTCAGTTCCGACGGCCAACAACGTCTGATGGCAACCGCCACGGGTGAAGCTGCCGCTGCTCTGGGGATCGCCGTGGCCGGCGACCTTCGCGCGCAAGGGGCGGATGCATTGATTACGGCTGCGGAGTTTTGAGCGGCAACGGCAGGCGGGAGCCTGCCCTACGGTTCTTTGGGGATTGATGGCATGCGCGACCGACCGCTTGATATTGATTGGCGTGTGCTCGATCTGGGCGCGCGGATTCGGCATCTGGAGGTAGAAGGCTTTTTAGTGCTGCCTGATTTGTTGGATGCGGATGACATCGCGCGGCTCAAACGTGAAACGCGCGAGCTGGACACCTTTGCGGTTGATTACAGCGTGCATCAACAGGTCTATCCGAATGTGCAATTCGCCGGCCCGGCAATCACCGAGTTGATAGCGCATCGGCCGACACTTGAATTCCTCACGGCCTTGTTCGGTGATGATATCGTGATGATGGATTACGGTTACGCCCGCTCCGCTCCCGGGCATCCAGGGATCAGTCTGCATTGCGACGGGCAGCCTTGGGGGTCGGAGATTTTTGGCTTCGAGCACAGTTGCCCGCGGCTGATTCGCGTACTGTATTATCTCGATGACCTGACGCCGGAAGTCTCGCCGTTTCGCGTGGTGCCGCGTTCGCATCTATCGCTACACGCTGACGCGAATCCCTATTTGCGATACGAAGGACATCCCGAGCAGGTGATGGTGACCTGCGACGCCGGGTCGGCGGTGCTGTTACAGCAGAACGTTTTTCACGGCAATTATCCAAACACCGGCGATTACGCCCGCGAAATGTTAGCGATCGCCTATCGCCCCGCGTGGGCCGGACCGGCGGGGGATGTGCGGGAGTGGGACGCAAGCGAATTGGCAAACGTGCCGCCAGAGGTCCGGACACTGATGACCGGCCGAAATCGCCGCGTCTGGTTCCCCGAAGGGGGGAACAAACCGGCAGGCATGCAGGACATGGCAACGGGTATCAATCCCAGCCGCTGGGGACGGGCGGAGGAGTAGGTTAATCCTCCGGTTTGCCAACGTCGACTTTCGACCAGTCGACTTCGGAGTCCGCGTCGGACAAGTCCGCTTGAATCTGGGCGTACGCCTGCTGTGCCTTTCCGAGTTGTTCTTGCCGCACAATGATGTCAACGCGACCAGGCGCTTCGGGGCGAAGACCGACGGTGATGCCGCCGGTCGTCGAGGCTTCGATACCATGACCGGCCAAAGCGGCAACAATCATCGCCGCTTCGGTTTCAGTGTACAAGCTAGCGAGGACTTGCGGTTCGCGGGGATCGGTGGTCATGCGGCTTGTCCGTTCTTGGCTTGAAGGTTCGTTTTTTGCGCGTCATCATTTTTGGACAGTGCGGGTCCAGCCTTGGTCCTCACTGTAATGATAGAATTTTTCTTCGATGATCATTCCTTCATTACCGACCTCGGAGTAGGCGACGATCCCAATAGGAGTCGATACATTGGGTGTTCTGACTCTGGTCCATCTGATGACCGGAGGTGGTTGCTGACCACGGTTTCGAAACTCGTAGGTTTCGCGAGACTCTTTTTTCTGGTCTGGTCGAAATATAATGATCGAATGAGAACTTAGTTGACCTCGAGTTTTCCCCTGCATCGCCTCAGCAAATAATTGCGACTCCATCTTATCACGGATCTCGAATTGAGTTAGCACGGCATGAACAGCTTCTTCTAGTGCGGCGCCAAAGTGTTTATCGAGAATTATGGGATCAATTTCAACGGGAGCAATCGTAGCTCCAGCATCCTTCTTGTCAGGAGAATCCTCTGCGCATCCCGTCACCAAGATTCCGAGAACAAGCAACACCGCCCCAACAACCAACGTTCGTAGTCGCATACGTTGCCTCCTCAGCGCGGGAGAGTCTTTCAGACACGAAGCGGAGCCGATTAATCCTCGGGTTTGCCAACGTCGACTTGCGACCAGTCGATGTGTGATTTTTCTTCTTGGATTTCAGCGTACGCTTTTTTGGCAGCTTCGAGATGATCCTGGCGGACGACAATGTCGACGTGCGTCACGCCTTCAACCGGAATCCCAGCCGGGTCGCCGCCACCGCAAGAGGCTTCAATACCCCGTTCAGCCAAATCAGCCACAATCATCGTCGCTTCAACTTGGGAACGGACCGTTGCGAGGATTTCAGGTTCCAGGGGGTCGGTAGTCATGCGAGAATTTCCCTATTCATATTTAAATTCGGTGATTTCATGTCGTTGCCAATGACGCTGAGACTATTGTATGTCGCTGGTGGTCTATGTGGCAACATTGCAAGGACCGGCGTAGCAGCGTTCAAAACGACAATCAGGGCCAAACGTGTTTCACCCTTCAGGGGGTTCGAGAGTCCAATTGGGGTTGGGGATTGCCTGCATTCGGGCGATGAGTAGGGTGATGCCAGAGACGATCACGAGAATCGGCACTTCAACATCCAGCGCCAGGCGGCCCGTTTGTCGCAACACCGAGAGGCAACTGGCGGATATGAAAAAGGTGCCGATGACGAATGTGACTTTATCGAATCCCCCGACGATGAAGGCGAGAAAACCGACGATGGCCAGTCCCAAGGACCAAACCCAATTGATCCCCGGTGCAATACCGAGCGTAGTCAGCAACCAACCGGCACCGACAGAGATCAGAAGCAGTGGAATGATGAGCGTTTTTTTATCAGGCATGATTGATTCCTTTGGTAGCCAATGAAGAGGAATGGCCGCCGGCAGTCAACTCGGCGGTCGTTGTTTCTTCTTTGGAGGGGCGGCAACGGGAATCGAATATAACGCGCGTTTTGTTGGGGTTATTTGAGACGGGTTTCCCAAGTTGATGTAGGGCAGGCTCCTGCCTGCCGCAATGAAAGTTGGTCATCCCTGGCTCTCCTGATCGACTTGCAATGGAAGTGAACGAGGCGCTGGATTTTTACACTGTTCGTGCGCAGTTGCGAAGTAAAGCTTCGCGAAAGTGTGTTCTACCCGCAAAGAGTTTGGGAGCGGATGGCATATTCTTCCCGCCGAGCGACTGGATGACTCGATGAAAACAACTTGGTGGCCGATCGTCGATTACGACGGCAAGCCGTCGGTTTGGGATTCTTTGCACGTTGGCGGTCAGCGGGTGTTTGGCCTCGAACTCATACCCAGCGAGTATGCTCAATAAGTTCACTCACAGCAACATGCGACCGTAAGTCGGCGACCAACCCTTTGTAAACAATTGAATGCTTTAATGTCGCCCAGTTTTCCTGGAAGTGCGACAAGATCTGATCGTGCTCCAATTCAAATGCATCCGCCACCACGATGGATGCGGCATGCGGATCCAACGGGAGCAATTCAACCGACTCCCTCCCGAACAAATCTGTTTGGGAATTCCCCATGTCGGGAGACAACACGAATCGATATTCGAAAAGGATGCCGACCAGGGCCGCCGCCTGGTCTAGTGTGACCTGCGAGAATGTCGCGCTGAGGATTCTGGTGCGTGCGGCGGCGGGATTGTTGCGCATCGGATTCATTCCGGGGACAACTCTGAACTGGCGAAGGTCGGCTTCTTTTCCGCGAAACGCAATCTCATCAAATAGAGCAGATGCAAGACCATCAAACCGGTGGCCCATGCCGGAATCATCGCAGCGAAAATGAGGCTAGGGTGAACGTCACCAAAGCCCATCGAGATGAGGACGATGAACAGCAGAGCCACTGCGGAAATGACGTTGACTATCAAGTAAGCGCGGCGACGCCAGTCAGCCGATTCGGCGAGTTGCGGCGCGTCGTGGTTGCGAGAGAACTCGGCGATCCCGTGAAGCAATTGCCAAGTCATCAACAGCTGCATTAATGCGATCGGAATCGCAAGCAGGACCGACGATCCCGTGATCATCACCGTGCCTGTGACGCTCAGTACTGCGAAAAACAGACACAGCCGTTGAACCTGGGAAAATTTCGCCGAATACTGCGCGAGATCCCGGCATGCGAGAGCGACCGCAATGTATCCAAACGCGACCAATAAACCGCCTAGCCCCTCGATCACTCCGCCGAACGCGACGAATAGCATGCCGCAAAACAGTCGATCGAATTGTTGGAACATGTTTCAGACCCCGCGGTGCGTTGAGCAGTTCATTTGGGAGATGATTCCATGATAACCCGCCCGGAATACGTTTTCGATACCAATCGCAAACTGACGCGCATGGGGATGACTGATCAGGAACTACGCACAGCTAGGAGCCCATCCGTGCAATTACGATTTCCAGTTCACCGCCCCCGTGCTTCAATGACTTGCGAGTAGAATTTTTGTGGATCGTTCACACGGAATTCAATATGGCCGCATTCGCCGCAAACGTAAGCCGTCGTATTGGCTTTGATTGGATCTTTAAAAATCATCGCGTGCGGATTTCTATAAACAACAGCTTTGTGGATCCCCATGGAATAGTGACTTTGGTCGACAATGTGCGCATTAGAAATGATCTTTTCCGATTCGCAGATTTGACAGCAGGTTGGCTTTATCATGTTGGGGATCACGGTCCTTTGGAAATTGACCAATTACCGAGTGCAGGCATTCGGCCTCCAATATCGGGGGGCCGCACTGTTCCATCAAACCCCGCCCACGTGCGGTTGCCAGCCATGTTTTAGTGGCGAGCCGCGCCGGTGTGAGAAGAAACTGCGGCCGTCGATTGGCCGCAGTGTGCGGTAGGTGCAGTAGGCCAGTCCGCCCAGCCACTGTGTGACGACGATGACGGCCAGCCAGAACATGCGGCCGCGGCTGGTTGGTTCGTGCTCGTTGATGCCCAACAGCATCCAAATCCCGAACCCTTCCATCAGCATCACGACAGCGATGACGAAAAGTGCGATCAAGATTTTCATAAGATTCCCTCCCCAACTCCTCCCCGCGGGCGCCGGGGGAGGAGCGGCTTTAAAACTCCTGGTTGTTTCTTGCTGTTTCTCTTGAGTTGGCCGCTGTCTGCTAGATTCTGTTTCAAAACCCGGTTGTGCTTGTTTTGAAAACTCACACTTTAGTCTCAGCGAGATGCGTCAGAGGGTTTTGAGACTACTGCTAGACAGAACGGGGCTAGCGCGGGTTCGGTTCAAAAAATCGCCCCGGTTTCTCCAAAAAATATTGACTCGACTAAAACCAGCAGGACCAACAGTACGGATAGGGCTACGGCGTGGGATTCGTTGACTGTGCCGCGAGCAGATCCCAGGCCAAAATGTGGTCCCAGTCCATGCCACAGCCAAAACCCTGGCACGATTGTGACGACGCCGAACAGGATCAACTGCCAGGCCGGTGCCCCCTGTTGGAGCAGGTCGCCGGCGTCGCCCACGCGGTCGAACGAGCCGATCGCCAAGTAGCAGCCATTGGTGATCAGACAGAATCCGGCGAAAAAGGCAGCGAGATACGTCCACGGAGCGTGCCGCCAGCGGGCGAGGCTCCAGAGGATGAGGGGGATCAAACACCCGCCAACCGGCCCGCCCCAGATTTCCCACAGTGGGTGCGGATTGGGATCCACGTCGGTTCGCGAAATGAGCAACGGGCCCAAGACGACCTTCGTGACGGTTCCCCCGCTGAGCCAGGCCAGTAAAACGTGTCCAGCTTCATGTACGATCATCATGCCGAGCCAGGAGGTCCCCAGCGTGGCAAAGATCAGCAGGGTTTGGTGGAGGCGCGACATGTGTGTGGCAGTTGTTTTTGGTATGCGGTTTGATGCGTCGCGATGCATCCTGCATTCATGAAGCGACCGGGCGGTGCAACCCGACGAAACCGTACATCACCAACACGGCTGCAAAGGCCAGCATGCAGTGGGTGTAAGACTGGTTGTTGGTCAGGAATTCCAGCAGCGGTGTGTACCAAGCCAGGGTGTTGCCCGGCGGCGTGGGGATCGGGGCGGCGGCGATGGCGTTGAGTGTGAGGCCGTTGCCGACCGGGATGCGTTGTTCGGCCGGATTGACCGCGTCGAATTCGATGCGGGCCAATTCCGCTTGAAAACCGGGATCGCTTTGCAGCGCATCCTGCACGATTTTCAAATGCTCACAATGCTCGCTGAGAGTGACGAGTTGCGCCTGATTGTCGTCATGCCGGCTGCTGAGCCGCGCATGCACCAGCAGTTTGGGGGCCAAAAATGGAATCGCAAACAGCGCAGCAGCCACGAACAAGCAGAGCCAGAATGCCATCGAGGGCACCCAGCTCTGCTCCATGTTCGTCCGCTGTTCGGATGCGACTTTCATTGGGGTTAGGCCTTAGGCTGTCGGCTTTAGACGGTCGGGTTGGAAGAGGAGAACCAAACGTTGTGCGCGTCAGGCGGGAGCCTGACCTACATTTTTCTGGCCACTGGCCACTAACCACCGGCCACTCTGTTCTGCCTACTGTCTAACGCCGACTGCCTACTAATAATTACCGTCCCCAGATTTGGCCGCCGTAACGGGCGTCGTCTCCGAGGAGTTCTTCGATGCGTAACAATTGGTTGTACTTGCAGATCCGGTCGGTACGGCTGGCGGAACCGGTCTTGATTTGACCTGTCGCCAATCCAACCGCCAAATCGGCAATCGTCGTGTCTTCGGTTTCGCCGCTACGATGACTCATCACGGCTGTAAAGCCGTTACGGGCGGCCAATTCGCAGGCGTCGATCGTTTCGCTCAAGGTGCCGATCTGATTGACCTTTACCAGGATGCTGTTGGCGATCCCTTCGTCGATTCCGCGTTGCAGGCGTTTGACGTTCGTCACAAACAGGTCGTCGCCCACCAGTTGCACTTTGTCTCCCAGGGCGGTCGTCATCGCTTTCCAGCCGTCCCAATCGTCTTCGGCACAGCCATCTTCGATCGAGCAGATGGGGTATTTTTCGACCCATGAAGAGAGCAGGGCGATGATATCGTCGGAGCTATGCGGCTTGCCTTCCAACGTGTATTTGCCGGTCTTCTCGTCGTAGAATTCCGTCGAGGCGACATCCAAAGCGATTTGGATTTGTTCGCCCGGTTTGTAGCCCGCTTTTTCGATGGCGGTCATGATCACGTCGAGCGCCATTTGGTTGCTATCAAGTTCCGGAGCAAAGCCTCCTTCGTCGCCGACCGCCGTGTTCAGGCCTTTGTCGTGCAAGACTTTTTTGAGTTGATGGAACGTCTCAGTTCCGGCACGCAGGGCGTCGCTGAAATTATCAAACCCCAGCGGCATCACCATGAATTCTTGCACGTCGACATTGTTGTCGGCATGCTCGCCGCCATTGATGATGTTCATCATCGGGGCCGGCAAGTATTTGGCACCGGCTCCGCCCAGGTAGCGGAACAGCGGCAAGAAACTGGATTTGGCCGCTGCATGAGCGCAGGCCAGTGAACAACCCAGGATGGCGTTGGCGCCCAGGCGGGATTTGTTTTCCGTTCCGTCCAGAGCGATCATCAACCGGTCGATCGTCAGTTGATCGGTAACGTCCAGGCCCAACAATTCCGGGCCGATGGTTTCGTTGACTGCTTCGACCGCCTTGATGACTCCTTTGCCCAGGTAGATCCCTTTATCACCGTCACGCAGTTCGTGGGCTTCGTGCACACCGGTGCTGGCTCCACTGGGGACGGCGGCGCGGCCGATGTTTCCGTCTTCCAATTCGACATCGACTTCCACAGTCGGGTTGCCCCGGCTATCCAAAATTTGCCGTCCGTGGACGGCGACAATCGGCATGCTCATCTTTACGCTTTCCCTGAAATAAAAAAAACCAAATGGTCTGAAGTTTCGTGGTGTATTGTCCAGCGGTCCACAGTGGAAGCGGCGGCTGCGGGCCGATCAAACCCGATCCCTACCGGACGCTGCAAACAATATTCCCACAGTAGCGAAGATGAGTCAGCGGTCCAGGTCCACGGTGGCAATTTTCGTGGATTCTTAACGAAATCGCACGCTGGGATTCCCGACCACCAAAGACCGTTCCGATAGTCCAATTATCGACGCAAGTTCAATCCTAGCTTGAGGGTGCGAGCGTTCCCGCCACTCGTTTCCCCCCGGATATGACGGTTGTGATTGCCTCAGTTTCCGAAAATAGGGAGAGCAACGGTTACATTGTCGCGATTATTGCGTCGTGTAGCTAAGATGAACCGTTCGCGGCCGTTCAGGATTCACCACGGAGGCACGGGAAATAGGCTGTAGACCATAGACTGTAGGCTTTAGGACGGGACTGCCAATGCGTTCCTACGGACTACAGTCTAAAGCCTGTCGTCTTCTACTGTCTGCGAGCCTCCGTGGTGAACTCTAACCAACCGCCAACTACAGACTAACGAGCGTACTGCAAAGAAAGTCCTCAGACGATGCCCGATTTCGTGGCTGAAGAAACGCAACGTACGGAATTACAAACCTTGGATCCGCAGGTGACCACCATTCAACCGGGGGGCGGGATCTGTATGCGGATCGAACTTGCCTGGGGGGCGCTGCGGCGGGCGTACTTGAAGACCTTTCGCCGCGGCTACGTGCGGAAGATGGCTGAGTTGCGGCAGGGGACAGAGAATGTTTGTCCGCACGAAGTGCTCGATCCGCGCGATGTGAAATTTTATCAGAATCAAGGCGGGTACTATTGGCGGCCCGAAGATGATCCCTTCACCTGGCGCGACCGGCTGCCGTTTGCCCGCGTGGGATTAGCGGAACTGATCATTTTGTCGGTCGTTTGTTTCGGTTCGACGGCTGTGCTGGCGTATTATTATTGGCCGGCGGCGATTTTGCCGGCTGTGTTCGGTCTGTTCTTTGTTTCGTTTTTTCGCAATCCCCACCGCACCATTCCGACCGATGCGGGGGTTGTGGTCTCGCCGGCGGACGGGAAAGTGACCACGATCGAGGAAATCGAGCATGACGAATTCATCGGCGGTCCGGCGGTGTTGATTGGGATTTTTCTCTCGATCTTCAACGTCCACGTCAATCGCGTTCCAGTGCCGGCGCGGGTGATTGGCATCGTCTATCGCAAGGGCAAATTCCTGAATGCCATGCGTGCGGAATCGGCACGGGAAAACGAACAACTGGCGGTCCGCATCGAAGAAAACCGCGCGCCGTACCGACGGATGACCGTGCGGCAAATCACCGGCGCCATTGCGCGGCGGATTGTCTGTTGGGTCAAGCCGGGGGATGAGTTGGCCGCCGGCGAATTATTTGGCATGATCAAACTCGGTTCGCGCACCGAACTGGTACT from Symmachiella dynata encodes:
- a CDS encoding ComF family protein, yielding MDPSGGCNFCVRQKFAFERVIRLGIYEDQLRQACLGAKGGRQQALAAALAELQWERRVEAFRDTPIDVVVPVPHFWLQRLSRLHNPAETLAGVWAHNLRVRKSDHILVKAKWTKPQRSLPADRRRENVRKAFKVGRREEIQGATVLLVDDIMTTGATAHEAARVLKQAGAGRVITAVVARAMRN
- a CDS encoding DUF502 domain-containing protein, which produces MTEDGARIKKKLPKGAATRVFLRGLSISLPPILTLVILLWVGQGLNSYIIQPIGDGVRWTIASTVNEIRQERELLPSEELPPLPNIGNRYRITPGLQKRIPEIDKLIAEKRAASPSGKRVDQRHLWETIIREDTAQKDFAYNSDALSKNIYIPMGGGYIPLHVYATVERQVGPLAMPPTAIGAYMDYVTTQYFYSFWHLSALAILLTVVGVYFVGRLMTAQLGSWVVHKIETKILARLPLIRNVYSSVKQVTDFLLTETEVEYSRVVAIEYPRRGIWSLGLVTGESMLDIATAAGEPMISVLIPSSPMPVTGYTMNVPRSEVIDLDISVDEAFQFCISCGVLVPGRQQVTPEVLKKAFGKQLPSALPAISDSGTILTGPPKTE
- the hemC gene encoding hydroxymethylbilane synthase is translated as MSETPPIRIATRSSRLALWQAHHVQQLLSAAAPSTTIEIVHVSTIGDRDKSEPLSSLGEFGVFTREVQKVVLEGDADIAVHSLKDLPTETVAGLTLGAIPPRGAVHDALLLPASRRGGGLDDLPDGAVVGTGSMRRRAQLLHQRPDLKFAEARGNVETRLRKLDEGEFDALILAAAGLMRLELAERIDCELQPPVMLPAIGQGALGIECRSDDVVAQELLAKINDSATQMAATAERSLLHELRGGCHAPIAAATSLQNDQLELTAVVLSSDGQQRLMATATGEAAAALGIAVAGDLRAQGADALITAAEF
- a CDS encoding phytanoyl-CoA dioxygenase family protein, which encodes MRDRPLDIDWRVLDLGARIRHLEVEGFLVLPDLLDADDIARLKRETRELDTFAVDYSVHQQVYPNVQFAGPAITELIAHRPTLEFLTALFGDDIVMMDYGYARSAPGHPGISLHCDGQPWGSEIFGFEHSCPRLIRVLYYLDDLTPEVSPFRVVPRSHLSLHADANPYLRYEGHPEQVMVTCDAGSAVLLQQNVFHGNYPNTGDYAREMLAIAYRPAWAGPAGDVREWDASELANVPPEVRTLMTGRNRRVWFPEGGNKPAGMQDMATGINPSRWGRAEE
- the eno gene encoding phosphopyruvate hydratase, which gives rise to MSMPIVAVHGRQILDSRGNPTVEVDVELEDGNIGRAAVPSGASTGVHEAHELRDGDKGIYLGKGVIKAVEAVNETIGPELLGLDVTDQLTIDRLMIALDGTENKSRLGANAILGCSLACAHAAAKSSFLPLFRYLGGAGAKYLPAPMMNIINGGEHADNNVDVQEFMVMPLGFDNFSDALRAGTETFHQLKKVLHDKGLNTAVGDEGGFAPELDSNQMALDVIMTAIEKAGYKPGEQIQIALDVASTEFYDEKTGKYTLEGKPHSSDDIIALLSSWVEKYPICSIEDGCAEDDWDGWKAMTTALGDKVQLVGDDLFVTNVKRLQRGIDEGIANSILVKVNQIGTLSETIDACELAARNGFTAVMSHRSGETEDTTIADLAVGLATGQIKTGSASRTDRICKYNQLLRIEELLGDDARYGGQIWGR
- a CDS encoding phosphatidylserine decarboxylase family protein, producing the protein MPDFVAEETQRTELQTLDPQVTTIQPGGGICMRIELAWGALRRAYLKTFRRGYVRKMAELRQGTENVCPHEVLDPRDVKFYQNQGGYYWRPEDDPFTWRDRLPFARVGLAELIILSVVCFGSTAVLAYYYWPAAILPAVFGLFFVSFFRNPHRTIPTDAGVVVSPADGKVTTIEEIEHDEFIGGPAVLIGIFLSIFNVHVNRVPVPARVIGIVYRKGKFLNAMRAESARENEQLAVRIEENRAPYRRMTVRQITGAIARRIVCWVKPGDELAAGELFGMIKLGSRTELVLPREEGLEIVVKMGQTVKAGSTIFARYPAAEAEEPAS